DNA from Aphis gossypii isolate Hap1 chromosome 3, ASM2018417v2, whole genome shotgun sequence:
attatagttattcaatttttacgaCTATACTGGTCGATGTAGTAAGCGATGTAATAAGTTGTGATTTACaagatgtttttaaaatattgaaataccttaaaattaattacttataattaactttGAACTATAACATCATTAACAAATTAGGATAttagtacaattttatgtataattaacaataatgtgtaattttttaattctataaagaTACAAAATACCAAATTGTGTTCAGTAGAATTAAGTGAAATGTTCTAAtctttaatatgaaaattaattgatttatgatTACATTGTCtatgtttacatattttttatatattgatacataaattgttaaacaaaacacgtatgtaaattattatattaacgtaggtacaacaaaatacatccttttaagaaaatttaagtGGTTATTTTCTGTCTTTGTCATAAACACAGAATATAGAAATGTAGAcatgtaatgaaaatatatttaggtaatagttttatttttaaataatactttgttCTCTTATAGACATTTAGGTCAGGATCCAACATCGAATGTTGTTCATTGTCCATTTAACACATCACACTCGATGCCACGAAAAACTCTTGTGTTACATTTAACCAAATGCCCTGATagggtaaaaaataaacaggtATGTCTTCTTTTAACAGCCTGATTAAGATTGATTTTTCGTTAATAAGATTttgtcgataaaataaaattgaactataattttagaacttaaaaaattatctaaaatatatcaatacatttttggatAATTTGAAAGTTAAGGaatttactgtatttttatttattgattcctAGAACAATTCAAATACTTGTAAGAAAGATGACATACCAATAAATCAGAGTCAATGTATGTTGAAACCGCAACCAGGTTTAACAAAAGCTCAACGTAAACAATATCGGCTTAAGGCAACTCAACAATATGCGAATATTGACTTATCGTACAATCCAAACTTAAGCATTCGtgatgtaagtatatttttagcttTTCTCAGGCCTCGGTTTcagtgattttaaaaatgattttaattttgagacTATAACTTTatagtcttaaaaaaataatattttaatacatacctaataaatgtctaaataatgactttatatttttgttttagagaCTGAGCTCTACAACATCAAATGGTGGGAATACAGTAAGTTACTCTTtcagttattgttttattatttttacatcgaatttacattaatttgttactacctaaatttaataataatagtgcagtatctatatagtaatatacaatcatagtattataatttagctaTAAAGAGTGGTTTTGAATACTTGATGAActtgtttaacaattttaagatAAGTTATATCTTTTCCCCCAATAAAATGTTCTATAAAACTACacaaattactttattaacaatattttttgtacagtAGTATGTATACTTCTATCATAGGCATGTCTACGGGAGTGGCAGGGTGGACAGTTGctcaatcaatttttattcgatttatAGGAAGGTTTTACCATTagtcaattatattaaaatattaaacaataatgtgaAGATTGAATAAAGAGAAAGACTGATTATCGAagaaataccatattatattgtaatactatgaaaaaagagtaaacaaatattttaggtaggtaAAATAAAGTAGATGGATGTAGTATAAATGTAGTAggctaaaactataattttacaatttgtctCCCCAGCTGAGTCTAGACACACCTATGGTttctatatttctttttttttaatctctatgtataatacatgtataagtacctatgtaaaaaaaaagaagaatttaCAACAGGGCCGG
Protein-coding regions in this window:
- the LOC114126675 gene encoding uncharacterized protein LOC114126675 isoform X3, with product MESRHLGQDPTSNVVHCPFNTSHSMPRKTLVLHLTKCPDRVKNKQNNSNTCKKDDIPINQSQCMLKPQPGLTKAQRKQYRLKATQQYANIDLSYNPNLSIRDRLSSTTSNGGNTRQNSTTSNGGNTRQNSTTSNGGNTANQRDQQIKKDGLFFGKRPNN
- the LOC114126675 gene encoding uncharacterized protein LOC114126675 isoform X7 is translated as MESRHLGQDPTSNVVHCPFNTSHSMPRKTLVLHLTKCPDRVKNKQNNSNTCKKDDIPINQSQCMLKPQPGLTKAQRKQYRLKATQQYANIDLSYNPNLSIRDRLSSTTSNGGNTANQRDQQIKKDGLFFGKRPNN
- the LOC114126675 gene encoding uncharacterized protein LOC114126675 isoform X6 gives rise to the protein MESRHLGQDPTSNVVHCPFNTSHSMPRKTLVLHLTKCPDRVKNKQNNSNTCKKDDIPINQSQCMLKPQPGLTKAQRKQYRLKATQQYANIDLSYNPNLSIRDRLSSTTSNGGNTRQNSTTSNGGNTANQRDQQIKKDGLFFGKRPNN